The proteins below are encoded in one region of Ferruginibacter lapsinanis:
- the cysD gene encoding sulfate adenylyltransferase subunit CysD, whose protein sequence is MSKYHLDYLEQLESESIHIFREVAGQFERPALLFSGGKDSIVLVHLALKAFRPGKFPFPLVHIDTGHNFQEALDFRDNLAAELGEKLIVRNVGDTIKEKNLTEQKGKFASRNALQTYTLLDTIEEFKFDACIGGARRDEEKARAKERIFSVRDEFGQWDPKLQRPELWDTYNGRIHKGENVRVFPISNWTELDIWNYIKRENIALPSIYFAHNREVLEWQGQLVATSEFMQKDPTDVISIKKVRYRTVGDMTCTAAVESDASTIDDIITEIIATKTSERGETRIDDRVSEAAMEDRKKGGYF, encoded by the coding sequence ATGAGTAAGTATCATTTGGATTATTTAGAGCAGTTGGAGTCGGAGTCGATCCACATTTTCAGAGAAGTAGCTGGACAATTTGAACGTCCGGCATTGTTGTTTTCAGGAGGTAAGGATTCTATCGTATTAGTTCACCTGGCATTGAAGGCATTTCGTCCGGGAAAATTCCCTTTTCCTTTAGTGCATATTGATACAGGACACAATTTTCAGGAAGCATTGGATTTCAGGGATAATCTTGCTGCTGAATTAGGAGAAAAATTGATTGTAAGAAACGTGGGAGATACGATCAAAGAAAAAAATCTGACTGAACAAAAAGGAAAGTTTGCAAGTCGTAATGCGTTGCAAACATATACATTGTTAGATACCATCGAAGAATTCAAATTTGATGCATGTATTGGTGGAGCAAGACGTGATGAAGAAAAAGCAAGAGCGAAAGAAAGAATTTTTTCTGTGAGAGATGAGTTTGGACAATGGGATCCAAAATTACAAAGACCTGAATTGTGGGATACATATAATGGAAGAATTCATAAAGGTGAAAACGTTCGTGTATTTCCTATCAGTAACTGGACAGAATTAGATATCTGGAATTACATCAAAAGAGAAAATATAGCATTACCGTCGATCTACTTTGCTCACAACAGAGAAGTGTTGGAATGGCAAGGTCAATTGGTTGCTACGTCAGAATTCATGCAAAAAGATCCTACGGATGTGATCTCTATAAAAAAAGTAAGATATAGAACTGTTGGTGATATGACCTGTACGGCTGCTGTTGAATCTGATGCATCAACAATTGATGACATCATTACTGAGATCATCGCAACAAAAACCAGCGAGCGTGGTGAAACAAGAATTGACGACAGAGTGAGTGAAGCGGCTATGGAAGACAGAAAGAAGGGAGGATACTTTTAA